A single genomic interval of Chitinophaga sp. 180180018-3 harbors:
- a CDS encoding carboxypeptidase-like regulatory domain-containing protein → MLRAVIISTICLFLTTQMAYAQTVISGNVRNSVTKEVVPVVSVTIREAPNGDYTNDQGNFKFSTRKNYPLILILSSVGFETREITVSGPGFQHIELTPASVLGKEVVVSASRFTQKKIESPVTIERIGTKDIINSPQPSYYNMIQGLKGVDVTTSSMMFTTITTRGFNTSGNTNFTQIVDGMDNQAPGLNFPIGAIIGLTELDVDNLEVLSGASSALYGSRGLNGTMVMTGKDPFKYQGLSAQITQGVNHIKKGKSNDPLGASPYYDWTVRWGKKVNDRFAFKINVQYTQAKDWMANDTTNTNGAGGPLQDPNYNGVNMYGSKTSVDINPFLEGALAQSPELAPIINPLLQNGSHYVARTGYPEYGYLSSDAKMFKANMELRYKIKPKLEAILSGTYGQGNAVYSNDTRYALTGFHLGQYRAELKAEHWFVRAYTSRENSGHTIIAMPTAQLINEAWKPSYNANTGDGWYPQYTGALLQAMAQGQSYLDASNIARRAADQGRPDAGSPLFLHLKDSISGIPTSKGGTLFTDKSRLFNTEVQYNFTHLLKVAEVIAGLNYRLYRLDSKGTLFPDTESPIDVAEYSAYLHVTKKVIHDKLSLAAAIRYDKNTLFAKPRTTTRASAVAEVNKESFIRFSYQNAYSFPSNIQALQSTLIDYNSFASGGSGRLLNGVYQFDKYPAYTLNSVDSFQRTKNPADLKLFSLNDIKPQSVDAFELGYSSLIAGHILIDVLGYYSTWKNFIGYVNVANTPGTADPNAFLDHSKYMQYNIAYNGAEKVNTYGYAASVSVDMSHHFLGKVNFSSDFLKNRNNSQVNNFNTPNYKFNIDFGNTGFGKKERYSFNTTFRYRPAYFYQIGFGSGTVPASAVIDAQVSYRLLQAHSTIKLGGTNITNVYYRNGFGSPAIGALYYVTFAYNVF, encoded by the coding sequence ATGCTAAGAGCCGTTATTATCAGCACTATCTGCCTGTTCCTGACAACACAAATGGCATATGCCCAAACCGTCATTTCGGGCAACGTCCGGAACAGCGTCACCAAAGAAGTGGTACCTGTGGTATCCGTTACCATCAGAGAAGCGCCTAATGGCGATTATACCAACGATCAGGGGAATTTTAAATTCTCTACCCGGAAAAATTATCCGTTGATCCTTATACTTTCTTCCGTTGGCTTCGAAACCAGAGAGATCACCGTGTCGGGGCCGGGCTTTCAGCACATAGAGCTGACACCGGCTTCCGTACTGGGAAAAGAAGTGGTAGTGTCGGCCAGCCGGTTTACACAGAAGAAGATCGAATCGCCGGTGACGATAGAAAGAATAGGCACGAAAGATATCATCAATTCGCCCCAGCCCAGCTATTATAATATGATCCAGGGACTGAAAGGCGTGGATGTTACCACTTCCAGCATGATGTTCACCACCATTACCACCCGCGGATTCAATACCAGCGGGAATACCAATTTCACGCAGATTGTGGATGGAATGGATAACCAGGCACCCGGACTGAATTTCCCCATTGGAGCAATCATCGGGTTAACTGAACTGGATGTGGATAACCTGGAAGTCCTTTCCGGCGCATCGTCCGCTTTATACGGTTCCAGAGGCCTGAACGGTACGATGGTAATGACTGGTAAGGATCCTTTCAAGTACCAGGGCCTCAGCGCCCAGATTACACAGGGCGTGAATCACATTAAAAAAGGAAAATCGAATGATCCGCTGGGGGCCTCTCCGTATTACGACTGGACCGTTCGCTGGGGCAAAAAGGTGAACGACCGGTTTGCCTTTAAAATCAATGTACAATACACACAGGCGAAAGACTGGATGGCCAACGATACCACTAATACCAACGGTGCCGGTGGCCCCCTGCAGGACCCCAACTACAACGGCGTGAACATGTATGGCAGCAAAACATCCGTCGACATCAATCCATTCCTGGAAGGCGCGTTGGCGCAGTCGCCCGAACTGGCCCCGATTATCAACCCGCTGCTGCAGAACGGCAGTCATTACGTGGCCCGTACAGGGTACCCGGAATATGGTTACCTTAGCAGCGACGCCAAAATGTTCAAGGCGAACATGGAACTGCGTTATAAAATAAAACCCAAGCTGGAGGCTATCCTTTCCGGAACCTACGGCCAGGGGAATGCCGTTTACAGCAACGATACCCGCTACGCGCTCACCGGCTTTCACCTGGGGCAATACCGTGCGGAGTTGAAAGCAGAACATTGGTTTGTACGCGCCTATACTTCCCGCGAAAACTCCGGTCATACCATCATTGCCATGCCCACGGCGCAGTTGATCAACGAAGCCTGGAAGCCCAGCTACAATGCCAATACGGGCGATGGCTGGTACCCGCAATACACCGGTGCATTGCTGCAGGCCATGGCGCAGGGGCAGAGCTACCTGGATGCCAGCAACATCGCCAGGAGAGCAGCGGATCAGGGCCGGCCCGATGCAGGCAGTCCGTTGTTCCTGCATCTGAAAGACAGCATCTCCGGCATTCCTACTTCTAAAGGCGGTACACTTTTCACTGATAAAAGCAGGTTGTTCAACACAGAAGTACAATACAATTTCACCCACCTGCTGAAGGTGGCAGAAGTGATAGCAGGCCTGAACTATCGCCTGTACCGCCTCGATTCCAAAGGCACCCTGTTCCCCGATACGGAAAGTCCGATTGACGTAGCAGAATACAGTGCTTACCTGCATGTCACCAAAAAGGTAATACACGATAAACTGAGCCTGGCGGCTGCCATCCGTTACGATAAAAATACCCTTTTCGCAAAGCCACGAACCACTACCCGGGCTTCGGCAGTGGCAGAAGTAAACAAGGAAAGCTTCATCCGCTTCTCCTATCAGAACGCCTATAGTTTTCCATCCAACATACAGGCCCTGCAAAGTACCCTGATCGATTACAACAGCTTTGCCTCAGGAGGCTCCGGCCGCCTGTTGAACGGCGTATACCAGTTCGATAAATACCCGGCTTACACGCTGAACAGTGTGGATAGTTTTCAGCGGACAAAAAATCCGGCCGACCTGAAGCTGTTTTCCCTGAATGATATCAAGCCACAGTCCGTAGATGCGTTCGAGTTAGGTTACTCTTCTCTCATCGCCGGCCATATACTGATTGATGTGCTGGGCTATTACTCTACCTGGAAGAATTTCATCGGCTATGTGAATGTAGCCAATACTCCGGGAACGGCCGATCCTAATGCGTTTCTGGATCATAGCAAGTACATGCAATATAATATTGCGTACAATGGTGCAGAGAAAGTGAATACCTACGGATATGCCGCCAGCGTGAGCGTGGATATGTCGCACCATTTCCTGGGCAAGGTTAACTTCTCTTCCGATTTCCTGAAGAACAGGAACAACAGTCAGGTAAACAATTTCAATACGCCTAACTACAAATTCAACATCGATTTCGGTAACACCGGCTTTGGTAAAAAGGAAAGATATTCTTTCAATACCACTTTCCGCTACCGGCCTGCATACTTCTACCAGATAGGTTTTGGCAGCGGTACCGTACCGGCATCGGCAGTGATAGATGCACAGGTCAGCTATCGCCTGTTGCAGGCGCATTCCACTATTAAGCTGGGTGGCACCAATATCACCAATGTGTATTACCGGAATGGCTTTGGGAGCCCCGCTATCGGTGCGCTCTACTACGTCACTTTTGCATATAATGTTTTCTGA
- a CDS encoding parallel beta-helix domain-containing protein, with the protein MKQYPIFLLLLALLAACQAPEHKEAGGYKTRLNFGPGDETKIAEAFLSLTDSSSITLKEGKYKFDNLSIAQTKHILLQGAGPDKTILDFSAQSQGGEGIRVTDVKGFTIDGMTLQDSKGDLIKINKCENVVITNLHAIWSTSDSTSGGYAIYPVMCRKVLVENCYAQGASDAGIYVGQTDSAIVRKCKAFKNVAGCEIENTSNAEVYDNDFWGNTAGFLIFDLPDLSKRGGHVKAYNNYFHDNNERNFARSGSFGSTWGVGNAAPGSGVVILAASDIELYNNRIVNNNSSAISVVSGFFIDEKAGEKMNDHYFPIPRNVYIHDNTMEVGNAFPPAVYEHHTGKILVGLEQKLNQVDPSRKNARLPFITYDGITTNILTKGTAVNPDSLCIKQTGPNLFVNVDALNMNNKNWHPTTDVAPYVCK; encoded by the coding sequence ATGAAACAATATCCTATCTTCCTGCTGTTGTTAGCCTTGCTGGCGGCCTGTCAGGCGCCGGAGCATAAAGAAGCAGGCGGTTATAAGACAAGGCTGAACTTTGGTCCGGGCGATGAAACAAAGATCGCTGAAGCATTCCTTTCGCTGACCGACAGTAGCAGCATCACCCTCAAAGAAGGGAAGTACAAATTCGATAACCTGAGCATCGCCCAAACGAAGCATATTCTTTTGCAGGGTGCGGGGCCGGATAAAACCATCCTCGACTTTTCCGCCCAGAGCCAGGGTGGGGAAGGCATACGGGTAACAGATGTAAAGGGCTTCACCATCGATGGTATGACCCTGCAGGATTCCAAAGGAGACCTGATCAAGATCAACAAATGCGAAAACGTAGTGATCACCAATCTGCATGCCATCTGGTCGACATCCGATTCTACCAGTGGCGGCTATGCCATATACCCGGTAATGTGCAGGAAAGTACTGGTGGAAAACTGTTATGCGCAAGGCGCATCCGACGCTGGTATTTATGTTGGGCAGACAGATAGCGCCATCGTTCGCAAGTGTAAGGCGTTCAAAAATGTAGCTGGTTGTGAAATAGAAAATACCTCCAACGCTGAAGTGTACGACAACGACTTCTGGGGAAATACTGCCGGCTTCCTCATCTTCGACCTGCCCGACCTCTCGAAGCGTGGCGGCCATGTAAAGGCTTACAACAATTATTTCCACGACAACAACGAGCGCAATTTCGCCAGGTCGGGCAGTTTCGGATCTACCTGGGGTGTGGGAAATGCTGCACCGGGAAGCGGAGTGGTGATACTGGCCGCTTCTGATATTGAACTGTACAATAACCGCATCGTCAATAATAACTCCAGCGCTATTTCAGTAGTATCAGGATTTTTTATTGATGAGAAAGCAGGAGAGAAGATGAATGATCACTATTTCCCGATCCCGCGGAATGTATATATCCACGATAATACCATGGAAGTGGGCAATGCTTTCCCGCCGGCCGTGTATGAGCATCATACCGGGAAAATTCTGGTAGGGCTGGAGCAGAAGTTAAACCAGGTGGATCCGTCCCGCAAAAATGCGCGGCTACCTTTCATTACCTACGATGGCATTACCACCAATATACTAACAAAGGGCACCGCCGTTAATCCGGATTCGCTTTGTATCAAACAAACAGGTCCTAATTTATTTGTGAATGTGGACGCGCTGAATATGAACAACAAAAACTGGCATCCGACTACCGATGTCGCCCCTTATGTATGTAAATAA
- a CDS encoding LytTR family DNA-binding domain-containing protein — translation MKSLIFLQNISRHAADQPRFTLLDPVANRITLILFCSIFSFLFMYIFLPFNINIWYEGQHMPLLPLFLIFTGCGVVVLSISQFLLFRLKWRKKLTLATYLCWFIGEIIGVALLVTVVNVSVTDTFFFTWMEFINTLHYTALIMPLPYCIALLWFFTREKMTQLKHLAKEKPADSCLIIRDEHDKPALTLHPGKLLLIKAEDNYVQIYYLSGNTLTRELVRTSLKKLESYLPADSFARSHRSYMVNLGKVVLFKKNAKGHYLHLEGLDDLAVPVSAGCLTTFQERFAPTV, via the coding sequence ATGAAAAGCTTAATATTCCTGCAAAATATATCCAGGCATGCGGCGGATCAACCGCGGTTTACCCTGCTCGATCCGGTTGCCAACAGGATTACCCTGATCCTCTTTTGCAGTATTTTCAGCTTCCTGTTTATGTATATTTTCCTGCCTTTTAATATCAATATCTGGTACGAAGGGCAGCATATGCCGTTACTCCCGCTGTTCCTCATCTTCACCGGTTGCGGTGTAGTGGTGCTCAGTATTTCCCAGTTCCTGTTGTTCCGCCTGAAGTGGCGGAAAAAGCTAACCCTGGCCACCTATCTCTGCTGGTTTATCGGGGAAATCATCGGAGTGGCCCTGCTGGTAACGGTGGTCAATGTATCTGTTACGGATACCTTCTTCTTTACATGGATGGAGTTTATCAATACCCTGCACTATACGGCCCTGATTATGCCCCTCCCTTATTGTATAGCCCTGTTATGGTTTTTTACCCGGGAGAAGATGACGCAATTGAAACATCTTGCTAAAGAAAAACCAGCCGACAGCTGCCTCATTATCCGCGATGAACATGATAAGCCGGCGTTGACCCTCCATCCCGGAAAACTGTTATTGATCAAAGCGGAGGATAATTATGTGCAGATATATTATCTCTCTGGTAATACCCTTACCAGGGAACTGGTACGCACTTCCCTCAAGAAACTGGAATCCTATCTGCCGGCCGACAGCTTCGCCCGTTCACACCGCTCTTATATGGTAAACCTGGGCAAAGTGGTTCTTTTTAAGAAAAATGCAAAAGGACATTACCTGCATCTCGAAGGGCTGGACGATCTGGCTGTACCGGTGTCTGCCGGTTGCCTCACCACCTTCCAGGAAAGGTTCGCCCCAACGGTCTGA
- a CDS encoding TonB-dependent receptor, translating into MKHFYVIIGLLLVNIAVLAQSGTIKGKINSADGQPAAFVTIGIKDTKKGALTDEDGLFLIRNVKPGTYTLVVSYTGTKTLQQEVTVEADKVTALNLSLEANSSQLNEVVVDGTKTRTINKRPLTIGKLPVPAMDLPQGVAIIGHEMLENQQVQRLSDVIKDVNGVYMASMRAGTQESFNARGYGFSSTNMFKNGMRVNSGVMPEMSSLERVEILKGSAAILYGNVSPGAVMNMVTKQPKFNFGGEVNVRAGSYGLFKPAFDVYGPLSSKVAYRVNGAFETADSYRDQVHSKRYYVNPSLLFKLSERTELLVQGDYLKHDFTPDFGIGSLNNTKIADVPRNWFFGTPWQYAHTQQTTASATIKHKLNDNWNLNGMISYQKYNRDYYAIERIQADSTGKWGRPLNRLNNDEDYYLAQVDLTGKFKTGNVEHNVLAGIDGDRYYQTAYSYNQPTTYDTINILDPTKYTRRTDIPVANRTKSLVTPVNRFGVYVQDLVRITPKLNLLAGIRFSYLQNESPVTRDYKSGGVTKTDAKYDHAFSPRVGLVYKPTNNMAVFASYSNSFTPNTGIDVDSNALKPSVIDQFEVGIKNDFFNGLLSVNVTAYRINNNNYAQTAPFRKDGVTPNDNANLKALIGKTLSQGVEVDIAGHPLPGLDVIGGYSYNNITIEGSSGVTGSSVNGERLVGNPNHTANASVFYTFQQTKLKGLKLGAGYYYIGQRYAGWNNTTLQSQKYNRMISVPGFSTLDLTAGYSFKRFSVLGKVSNVTNTYNYYVHENYSINPIPPTQFTGTVSYRF; encoded by the coding sequence GTGAAGCATTTTTACGTGATTATCGGCCTTCTTTTAGTGAACATTGCTGTATTGGCGCAATCCGGAACCATTAAAGGGAAAATCAATTCAGCCGACGGCCAGCCGGCAGCTTTCGTGACGATTGGAATCAAAGACACCAAAAAGGGTGCATTGACGGATGAAGATGGTCTGTTTCTTATCAGGAATGTAAAACCAGGAACATATACATTGGTTGTTTCTTATACAGGTACCAAAACCCTGCAACAGGAAGTGACTGTGGAGGCAGATAAAGTAACAGCGCTGAATCTGTCGCTGGAGGCTAATTCCAGCCAGCTGAACGAAGTGGTGGTAGATGGCACGAAAACAAGGACTATTAATAAGCGTCCGCTGACCATCGGGAAGCTGCCGGTGCCGGCGATGGATTTACCGCAGGGCGTGGCGATAATAGGGCATGAAATGCTGGAGAATCAGCAGGTACAGCGCCTGAGCGATGTGATAAAAGATGTGAACGGCGTTTACATGGCTTCCATGAGAGCAGGAACACAGGAATCTTTCAATGCCCGTGGCTATGGCTTTTCCAGCACCAATATGTTCAAGAACGGTATGCGGGTGAATTCGGGCGTAATGCCGGAGATGAGCTCACTGGAAAGAGTGGAGATCCTGAAAGGAAGTGCAGCCATCCTGTATGGTAACGTTTCCCCGGGTGCAGTAATGAACATGGTGACCAAGCAGCCTAAGTTTAACTTTGGCGGTGAGGTGAATGTTCGCGCCGGAAGTTATGGTTTATTCAAACCTGCTTTCGATGTATATGGTCCGCTTTCTTCTAAAGTAGCCTACCGCGTTAACGGTGCATTTGAAACCGCCGACAGCTATCGCGATCAGGTACATTCTAAACGTTATTATGTAAATCCTTCTTTGCTGTTTAAACTGAGCGAGCGTACAGAGCTGCTGGTACAGGGAGATTACCTGAAACATGATTTTACACCTGATTTTGGTATTGGTTCCCTGAATAATACAAAAATTGCAGATGTACCCCGTAACTGGTTCTTTGGAACCCCCTGGCAGTATGCACATACGCAGCAGACAACGGCTTCCGCAACAATAAAGCATAAACTGAATGATAACTGGAATCTCAACGGTATGATTTCTTACCAGAAATATAACCGCGACTATTATGCCATTGAAAGAATACAGGCAGATAGCACAGGTAAATGGGGCCGCCCGTTGAACCGGTTGAATAACGATGAAGATTATTACCTGGCACAGGTAGATCTGACAGGGAAATTCAAGACCGGTAATGTAGAGCATAACGTGCTTGCCGGTATAGACGGTGATCGTTACTACCAGACAGCTTATTCTTACAATCAGCCGACTACTTATGATACGATCAACATCCTTGATCCAACGAAGTATACCAGGCGTACAGATATTCCGGTGGCTAACAGGACGAAAAGCTTAGTAACACCTGTCAATCGTTTCGGTGTTTATGTACAGGACCTTGTACGTATTACGCCTAAACTGAACCTCCTGGCCGGCATACGCTTCTCTTACCTGCAGAATGAATCGCCCGTTACACGTGATTACAAATCCGGCGGCGTTACAAAAACAGATGCTAAGTACGATCATGCATTTTCACCCCGCGTGGGCCTGGTATACAAGCCAACAAACAATATGGCGGTATTTGCGAGCTATTCCAATTCCTTTACACCAAACACAGGAATTGACGTCGACAGCAATGCACTGAAACCATCTGTTATAGATCAATTTGAAGTGGGTATTAAAAACGATTTCTTCAACGGCCTGTTGTCTGTTAACGTAACAGCTTATCGTATCAACAACAACAACTATGCGCAAACAGCGCCCTTCCGGAAAGATGGCGTTACACCTAACGATAATGCCAACCTGAAAGCGCTGATCGGCAAAACCCTCAGCCAGGGTGTGGAAGTAGACATCGCCGGGCATCCGCTGCCAGGGCTGGATGTAATAGGTGGTTACAGCTACAATAACATCACTATTGAAGGATCGTCTGGCGTTACCGGAAGTTCTGTTAATGGCGAACGTTTGGTAGGAAATCCCAATCATACTGCTAATGCCAGCGTGTTCTATACATTTCAGCAAACAAAGCTGAAAGGCCTGAAATTGGGAGCTGGTTATTATTATATCGGTCAGCGTTACGCAGGATGGAATAATACTACGTTACAGTCGCAGAAATACAACCGTATGATTTCGGTGCCGGGCTTCTCTACGCTGGATCTGACTGCTGGTTATTCGTTCAAGCGTTTCTCTGTGCTGGGTAAGGTTTCTAACGTAACGAATACGTATAATTATTATGTGCATGAGAATTATAGTATTAATCCAATACCGCCGACGCAGTTTACAGGTACGGTGTCGTATAGGTTTTAA
- a CDS encoding SO2930 family diheme c-type cytochrome yields the protein MRKPCLYLLCLISAMVLAYSCQQRPAQVAGPFQFHEKLSDYGFFTGALKALQPRKGVLPYELSTPLFTDYALKDRFIALPAGQSMHYTDRGALDFPDSTFIIKNFAYTNTAHEKVMIETRLLFKDPSDHQWKVMNYLWNKEQQDAEKWILGKKIPITFIDDSGNQQQTLYQMPNTNDCKRCHINNSVLTPIGPKARNLNFVRHGQAQNQLTQWAGMGVLSGLPAMDKVAQLPDWKDSVHFSLNERARAYLDVNCAHCHTKGGDAYNTGLFLEYEQTAPDHLGVMKSPVSAGGGAGGLDYDVIPGDALHSILVYRMNCTEPGTAMPELARTVIHREGVELIRRWVNAMKK from the coding sequence ATGAGGAAGCCTTGCTTATATCTACTTTGCCTGATCAGCGCGATGGTGCTGGCGTATAGCTGCCAACAGCGTCCTGCGCAGGTAGCCGGACCATTTCAATTTCATGAGAAGTTATCAGACTACGGTTTTTTCACCGGCGCCCTGAAAGCGCTGCAGCCGCGGAAAGGCGTATTGCCGTACGAGTTATCGACTCCGCTGTTTACTGACTATGCGCTGAAAGACCGTTTCATAGCCTTGCCAGCGGGGCAGTCTATGCACTACACCGATCGTGGTGCATTAGATTTTCCCGATTCGACCTTTATTATTAAAAATTTCGCCTATACGAACACCGCTCATGAAAAAGTAATGATAGAAACGCGCCTGCTTTTCAAAGACCCTTCGGATCATCAGTGGAAGGTGATGAACTATCTCTGGAACAAAGAGCAGCAGGATGCGGAGAAATGGATACTGGGCAAAAAGATTCCTATCACGTTCATTGACGATAGCGGCAATCAGCAGCAAACGCTTTACCAGATGCCCAATACGAACGATTGTAAACGCTGTCATATTAATAACAGCGTGCTTACCCCTATCGGGCCCAAAGCCAGGAACCTGAATTTTGTACGCCACGGCCAGGCGCAGAATCAGTTAACGCAATGGGCCGGTATGGGGGTATTGAGCGGATTGCCGGCAATGGACAAGGTAGCGCAGCTCCCGGATTGGAAAGACAGCGTTCATTTTTCCCTGAACGAGCGGGCCCGGGCCTACCTGGATGTAAACTGTGCACACTGCCATACAAAGGGCGGAGATGCTTATAATACGGGGCTGTTCCTGGAATACGAACAAACTGCCCCGGATCATCTGGGAGTGATGAAATCGCCGGTATCCGCTGGTGGCGGGGCCGGGGGACTGGATTATGACGTTATCCCCGGGGATGCGCTGCATTCGATCCTGGTGTACCGCATGAACTGCACAGAGCCGGGCACAGCCATGCCGGAGCTGGCCCGTACAGTGATTCACCGGGAAGGGGTAGAGCTGATTCGCCGGTGGGTGAACGCTATGAAAAAGTAA
- a CDS encoding AraC family transcriptional regulator encodes MGKLIQHDDIFIRHFRTSEWPFELHSHNHFELMFIHSGKGEHRLNGEVFSYEGPCFYMLAPTDEHILDIREETMFTVLKFTNVYLGQDVSQQQQHQWEQLLQQLIIASQSHDGMRIPPTDLELAGNILLSIAAEWNRHPVPGNDVILHLIRSVFSILKRSTGTTGRHTAHSEELTRVLHYIHQHITRPQLLQQSVMGPELQLSKTKLQVLFRQELGLSIKDYINDYKSRQIENKLRYSTLSIKEISEQFGFGDLSHLNKFFRKMRGVNPRLFRSQTQHQ; translated from the coding sequence TTGGGAAAGCTGATTCAGCACGATGATATTTTTATCCGGCATTTCAGAACAAGCGAATGGCCCTTTGAACTGCACAGCCACAACCACTTTGAGCTGATGTTCATCCATTCCGGCAAGGGGGAGCACCGGCTAAACGGCGAAGTGTTCAGCTATGAAGGGCCCTGCTTTTATATGCTGGCGCCCACCGATGAACATATCCTCGATATCCGGGAAGAAACCATGTTCACGGTGCTGAAATTTACCAATGTTTATCTTGGGCAGGATGTTTCCCAACAACAGCAGCATCAATGGGAGCAGTTGCTGCAGCAGCTCATCATCGCGAGCCAGTCGCACGACGGCATGCGCATTCCGCCAACCGACCTGGAACTGGCCGGCAACATACTTCTATCCATCGCAGCCGAATGGAACCGGCATCCGGTACCCGGCAACGACGTGATCCTTCACCTTATCCGAAGCGTATTCTCAATTTTAAAAAGGAGCACCGGTACTACCGGCAGGCACACCGCGCATTCCGAAGAGTTGACAAGGGTACTTCATTATATCCATCAGCATATCACCCGGCCCCAGCTGCTGCAACAGTCGGTAATGGGCCCGGAGCTGCAGCTAAGCAAAACGAAACTGCAGGTATTGTTCCGGCAGGAACTGGGTTTATCCATCAAAGATTATATCAATGATTACAAAAGCCGGCAGATTGAAAATAAACTCCGGTACAGTACCCTCAGTATAAAGGAAATATCAGAACAGTTCGGCTTCGGAGATCTCAGCCACCTCAATAAATTCTTCCGGAAAATGAGAGGAGTAAACCCACGCCTGTTCCGCTCGCAAACCCAACATCAGTAA